One region of Triticum aestivum cultivar Chinese Spring chromosome 6B, IWGSC CS RefSeq v2.1, whole genome shotgun sequence genomic DNA includes:
- the LOC123135083 gene encoding uncharacterized protein, with protein MSNMSEQCSNDALEYFAKEVGLRRPILRVNALMVVMGILMGLMVGIGAYGHRYRHIPLIRFLYLAATTLFLPIVSYIVSSSGLDIGQSIIMLYKGVIMKGDCRAAGHVLLVLVWAALVLIIGINSNSLVAADAREGRSIPPNMTLLIQAVWTSYLGIYICIVNGISPLGILVILGPLGVIFAKLVLKCYAWYIARQSLAFGRSPRLIVGYMEKLQDGSHHAELASEHMPPPLIVNGEHTMKVQEKSCGYELNWMLNGVRSDMYSKDLVTFDKVWQLNGTLLGSKSLQLKELCFSFALFKLLRCRIARYNIIEVGFSKGRNFLGQILLEDSAGERVPAMIAHELSFLYDYYYSSLPISYSKSWLPNVSGFISVLNICYCIFIISMMIYIVIMAPLSRESNKGQISCYVYCKDISYDIEGRLVSFGIIYFDIIPACILAVLVMLTEARDIAFYTRSNWVKVGLVCQYVKHGSWPSSATMKRYVNSVLRSKGKLTRNWEDKMGQSSILVLHPGKNSMALLRHLIPLSGQNKKTPSAVKSAIVGALRKSYERGQINGDVFSFQRMLHLQDDNKIIWTFGERGTTEIMLVCHIATTLLGARSPLHKQPPFDSDNMSVANHLSGYCAYMAAHYPELLPEDDEWCKSLYKAVEKDAERVLVGNDFRDSAASELEYRRRLIELLSAEGNHEVLKDGARLAERLIGLTEEVEEMAWKALAVFWSEMVLYVAPSDNIDGHMKALARGGELITLLWALVTHLGVVGRSDDTTTDGANVHV; from the coding sequence ATGTCAAACATGAGCGAACAGTGCTCTAATGATGCATTGGAGTACTTCGCTAAGGAGGTAGGACTTCGACGGCCGATTTTGCGAGTCAATGCTCTCATGGTGGTTATGGGCATCTTGATGGGGCTCATGGTGGGGATAGGCGCTTACGGTCATCGCTACCGGCACATTCCACTGATCCGTTTTCTCTATCTGGCTGCCACCACATTGTTCCTGCCCATCGTCTCTTATATTGTCTCTTCCAGTGGATTAGACATTGGACAATCGATCATCATGCTATATAAAGGTGTGATAATGAAAGGGGATTGTCGAGCAGCGGGACACGTCCTCTTGGTCCTTGTATGGGCGGCTCTGGTTCTGATTATTGGTATAAATTCGAATTCACTAGTTGCCGCAGATGCCAGAGAAGGCCGAAGCATTCCTCCCAATATGACCCTTCTCATTCAAGCAGTGTGGACCTCCTACCTAGGGATATACATATGCATCGTAAATGGTATTTCACCTCTGGGGATATTAGTGATTCTTGGTCCGCTTGGTGTTATATTTGCCAAATTAGTTCTGAAGTGTTATGCTTGGTACATAGCCAGACAATCATTAGCCTTTGGACGCAGTCCTCGTCTTATTGTTGGATACATGGAGAAGCTGCAGGATGGAAGCCATCATGCCGAGTTAGCAAGTGAGCATATGCCTCCTCCACTTATAGTTAATGGAGAGCACACCATGAAGGTGCAGGAGAAGTCTTGTGGCTATGAATTAAATTGGATGTTAAACGGAGTGAGAAGTGATATGTACAGCAAAGACTTAGTGACCTTTGACAAAGTTTGGCAGCTGAATGGCACACTTCTAGGATCGAAATCACTACAACTAAAAGAACTATGCTTTTCATTCGCATTATTTAAACTGTTACGGTGTCGAATTGCAAGGTACAACATTATTGAGGTTGGTTTCAGCAAGGGTCGTAACTTCTTAGGACAAATCTTGCTTGAGGATAGTGCTGGTGAAAGAGTACCTGCAATGATTGCACATGAGCTTTCTTTtctctatgattattattattcaTCACTTCCAATCTCATATTCAAAGAGTTGGCTGCCAAACGTGAGCGGATTCATTTCGGTACTAAACATCTGTTACTGCATATTCATAATTTCGATGATGATTTATATTGTTATCATGGCTCCTTTGTCACGGGAATCAAATAAAGGACAGATTAGTTGTTATGTGTACTGCAAGGACATTTCTTATGACATTGAAGGAAGACTGGTATCTTTTGGAATCATATACTTTGATATAATACCAGCATGTATACTTGCCGTATTAGTTATGCTTACTGAGGCAAGGGACATTGCATTTTACACCCGCTCTAACTGGGTTAAAGTAGGCTTGGTATGTCAATATGTGAAGCATGGTTCCTGGCCATCATCTGCTACCATGAAGAGATATGTTAACTCAGTGCTACGGAGTAAAGGGAAGTTGACAAGGAATTGGGAGGACAAAATGGGCCAGTCCTCAATTTTGGTGCTCCACCCAGGGAAAAATTCAATGGCTCTTCTTCGTCATCTCATTCCTCTGTCAGGCCAAAATAAGAAGACACCAAGTGCAGTGAAATCTGCCATAGTCGGAGCACTGAGAAAAAGCTATGAGAGAGGACAGATCAATGGTGATGTGTTTTCTTTCCAAAGGATGCTGCATCTTCAAGACGACAACAAGATAATTTGGACGTTTGGGGAAAGAGGCACAACGGAAATCATGCTTGTGTGCCACATTGCTACTACACTCCTTGGAGCTAGGTCACCACTACATAAACAACCTCCGTTTGACTCTGACAACATGTCTGTTGCTAATCACCTATCGGGGTATTGCGCCTACATGGCAGCGCACTATCCTGAGCTACTTCCTGAAGATGATGAATGGTGCAAGAGCCTGTACAAGGCCGTCGAGAAAGACGCTGAGCGCGTACTGGTCGGCAATGATTTCCGCGATTCGGCGGCATCTGAACTGGAGTACCGGAGGAGGTTGATTGAGTTACTAAGCGCAGAGGGAAACCATGAGGTGCTAAAGGATGGTGCCAGGCTTGCGGAGCGATTGATTGGGCTGACTGAAGAAGTAGAGGAGATGGCGTGGAAGGCCCTTGCTGTGTTTTGGTCGGAGATGGTCTTGTATGTCGCTCCATCGGACAACATCGACGGTCATATGAAGGCGCTCGCTCGCGGCGGCGAGCTGATAACCCTCCTCTGGGCTTTGGTCACCCACCTCGGCGTCGTTGGTAGGTCCGACGACACCACTACCGATGGTGCTAATGTCCATGTGTAA